ATGAGCCACATACACACCGGAGTTATGATGTGGCAGACAAATCCAtctgggaaggggagagaatggggagggggcagaagagAGGAGacgtgaggagagggagagggaaagaagggagagaaggagggagggagggagggagaagaagagaatgagagcataagaaagagagagagattgagcaGATGTGCAGAGGGCAGCACATGGCCTCAAGGAGAAAAGAGCGAAAATAACTGCCTTAGCTACTGTTAGCTTTCAAGTTCTCAGTTccagtttccatgaggcctggcTATAAAGCAAGCTATACAGTCCTTTCCTTGGACACTGATGAAATCTAATTCATCCTTAAGATAACCTCTCTTCCTCTGTACTTGCTATACTTGGGCCAGCAGAAGTAGACAGTTGTTTCTTGTAACAAAAAGAGCTCCTACTGGAACACTTGTTTAATGATAATTTTGACAGTTTATTAGGTACCAATAACTATTCTGTGTTACATATACCATTTAAATTAATCCTTACAGTATTACCAttctcatttcatagatgagggaaAAAGAGATACAGAGAGGTTTACTAATTTACCTAGGATTGTACAGTTGGTTAAGTGATGGATCTAGGATTAAGCCTATGTCCTTAGTCGCGATGCCAGTATACACTTGAGGCTAAAAATTGCCCAACATTTAGACAATTTTTAAATGCCCTCTTAACTTGGggcaaagaaaagaagtgtgattATACACCatcatttagaaataaatgagaattcAATCAAAGCTGAATTTAGAGGcaattggggttttttgtttgctcGGTTAacctaatttttgttttttatttacagGTTTGTTGTGTTTGTGTGAGAAAATGTGGCTTATTTGTGTTTGTTGggatttttgagatttttctttgtgGCCTATTATAAAGtcagttgtttttgtttaaatctACATTGTGGTGTTTGTACTGATTTTCTCTGTAGCTCTCACTCctctttaaaattgtaaaatcacTGAGGTCAGGAATTATATCTTATTCATCTATTCATCTCTGTAGTGACCAGAAGGTAATTACTTAGCTGAGATGGTTAATGAAAGTTAGtggagggacttgcctggtggcgcagtggttaagaatccacctggcaatgcaggggacacgggttcgagccctggtctgggaagatcccacatgccgcggagcaactaagcccgtgcgccacaactactgagcctatgctctagagcccgtgctccgcaacaagagaagccaccacgatgagaagcctgcgcacagcaacaaagaatagcccccgctcgccgcaactagagaaagcccgcggcgcagcaatgaagacccaatgaagccaaaaataaataaataaataaatatattaaaaaaaaaaaaaaaaaaaaaaactggtgctGTGGATTTGAAGAATGTTATACATGTAAAAAGGCCAGAAAGAGATTCTGCCATTTCCTTTGCTTTGATCCATCCTCTATGCTCAGAGCAGTGATATCCAGATAGTGGCCTATTTTCAGGAAAATTTATAAGTTGAATAAGGCTCATTTGGAGCTGCATCCTAGGAGGCACATGCACATTTTAAagtatgaaactttaaaaatatagttgcGTTTAGAAATGACTctaattagcagatgcaaactggtatacatagaatggataaacaaggtcctactgtctagcacagggaactatattcaatatcctgtgataaaccatgatggaaaagaatatgaaaaagaatgtatatataactgagtcactttgctgtacagcagtaattaacacaacattgtaaatcaactatacttcgataaaaaaaTGACTCTAAAAGCACATCAAAGattctgctattttaaaaaaatcatatatgtatatattttataatacataaatatgaatataaaatgtaagataaatatgtaatacataaacatgtaaaataatatgtatatatgtttaaagCCCATATAATATTTGCATTGGCAAATAGAGAAGGGAGTAGGAACTGGAAGGAATCTTAATAACAATCCAGTGCatctctttcattttacagatgtggaaactgaggctaaagtctaagcaatttgcccaagccTGCTCTGTTAGGCAGGACTAGACTATGGCCAGTTTTTAAAGTTCCCTGTGTGTAGCTAATAAATCATCCTTATTCAGATTCtgttcttctttaatattttgacTTCTTTAGCACTAAAACCAGAAAGTATATTCAAGTCTTATCAATACCACTGTTTCTCATGATTTCTATTTGGAttctccccaaccccaccccattcCACCTTTTTGGATGTCAAATGCACAGATTTGGGTTATCATAATCCTTGGTTTATGATACACTTTCATCATTGGCCCAtggtttaattcattcattcattctaatgTGTAATAATAAGCATTTATGAAATCACCATCCCAAACGAAAACTGGGACCTTGACAATAGCGTACATCTAAACGTATGGTCTCCTCCCCCTCCACTGTCTCACTTCCATGTGAGGTAAGCATCTGAACTCATGTTCATCATTACCTTGCTTTCCTGTTTATGTAGTTTTATTGcatctatatattttaattttaaagggtgtTCTGTTGTATGTAATCTTTTGGAGTTCATTCTTTTCACTTCTTGTTTCAATTTTGGTTGTCTCTTGATCTGAGGAATTTTTTCCAAAGGTctcatgattttcttttaattcatcctCATAGAGGGGATTTATGCTTGCCCAGTATTGACTTACAATCAAGTGATTGATCTGGGATCTATGTGAAACTATTTTGGCTGataaatattctgatttttaaaaattgagatttaGTTAACACATAtcattatatcagtttcaggtgtacgacatgattcaatatttgtatttatttatatgaaattttacaGCAATTCCTGGTCAGATCAAAGGCAGAGCACAAGGGAGTTGTAGACTGCCATTTTGGAGACCCAGCAGGCTGTGTGGAGTGAGCAGGGCACTGTCGTGGCTTTCCTAACTGGACCTTCATCTTGTAGATGGGTGTAATCTCAGCGAAACATTTCTCTCTGCTGCCACATCCAACACTGGCCGCTGGGTGTGGCAGCTGTCGTCAGGAACAAGTTGTGGGTAGGTTACCATGATGACTATCCCTCGGAAGGAGGCACCAAGGCAATGAGCATTCCTACAGGCCCCTCAGCTAGCTCTTCCactcctttcccaggttagaaTGTCCTTCCAATCTTCAGGGATTTAGAAATACTCTTTACACAGATGGAAACAATAATAGTAACAAGCCATTTCACCAATAACAGTGAGCTGTTTCTTCACAAACCATAAATCTAAGACTAATTATAATTTGTTTCCTAACTTATATTAACTCATACCCAGATTCTAGCTGCCATGGTCTTTTCTGCAGAATTTGTTCCAGTCCCTGCATCCTAATCTACATCCCAATTTGAAATTCTAACCTTTCCATTTCTCAACTTCACAGACTCTTTCCCCTGAACTCCCAGTcttactacttttttcttttctcccatccTACCAAATTCTAACTAAACACAATGAATTGCTATTTACTTATTAGCACTTAATGTAAGTTAGACACTGGGCCAGCTGCTCTTTTTTGCATAATCTCATCTACCGTATCCTACTCAGTGAGGTAGTAACATTAgtttacccattttatagatgagaaaactgagggctGATGAGATGAATTTGGCCAGGGTCCGTATCTCTAGTGACTAGGATTAGAacgagtgtttttgttttgttttgttttacttttatattatgATGTCTTTGGCTCTaagtaaaagaaaacttaaagTGGCCTTAACAATaatgaaattatttcataaaaaggTTGGTTAAGTCAGAGGCTCAACATTACCATCAAGGACCCAGGCCTTTCTATTCTGCCATCCACCCTGGGTGGATTCAGGCTTTGTCCCCAGGTTAGCTTAGCTTTCCACAGGTTTCATGATGCCTGCCAAGGTTCCAGCATCACATCCACAGAATTTCTAGAGGCAGGAAAAGACATCATTCCTTCTtgtccatctctctttctctaatttgttgtGCATCTTTTTAAGAGCCAAGAAACTTTTCCCAGGACACTCCTTCACCCCAGCAGACTTGCCCTCATATTGTCCAGGTCGCCACAAGCCCATGCCTAACCAGTCACTGGCAAGGGGAATGGGACTACTATGATGGGCTTAGACTAATCAAGACTCATTCTTATGGCTGGCTCTAGCTTCCCTGAAGTTCCTGACTGCTTGGCAGAACGAAATTAAAGTTCTGTTAGGAAGAAGGGAGAcgggggtagggaataggtatgAAGTGTGCAACCAACAGTGTCTGTTACAGAATCCAGAAGTCCAGGTTGTTAGCCTTGACGTACTCCTGCTATTCTGGGCTCTCCCCTCAGCTCCCACCCTCACTCTAGCATATTTCCTGGGAGCCAAGTCCTCTCTAACTCTAGCTCTAAATGACACATACCAAGGTTGCCCTTGGCAGAACACTGAGGAACATGAAATGTATTCTTTGGGGCCCTCTTGTGCAATTCCCAAGAAGTCAGTGACACATGCTTGGTTAGCCCAGGCACTGGCACAGTCGGGCGTGGGGAGGAGAGCAGAGGCTCTGCCTCCTGGAAAGGTGGACCAGCCTGGCCCTGAAGCAGCCCCAGAGTTCTAAtcatgctcccctccccccatcttttTCCTGGTCTGTACTGCTCTTAGGAtctgaattgttttcttaacaaaTTCTAATTTGCCCCCTCATTAAACCTCAACATTACCTTCATATCTCCTTCCCTTGAACTCCCACAGTGAGAAAACCTGTAACCCCTGAATTTACTAACCATTCATTGATCTCCCATTTGTGTTAGACGCTTAGAGACAATACTAAACAACAGGAAAGGAAATTAAGTTTTAGCAGCtgggtgccaggtgctggggtaaGTTCTTTCACACACACtatctgactttatttttaacaCCACCTTGGTAGGTTAGGCTATTTTAACCTTCATGCTAAGAGTTTAGGGATTTCAGGTTCAGAAGAAGCCACCTGCTCAGAGAAGGTAAGGTCGGCTCAAGGTCACAAGCTATTAGGAGCCCATGGCTGCCTGACTTCACGCCTGTGCCCTTTCCCCTACCCCACCATTCTGGCTTCAAGGTGTTTGTTACAAAgcacatttgcatacattaatcTGAGCCTCACAACAGTAGCACGGTGAATAGTAGCACctgcattttataaatgaggatagTAGGGTTCAGAGATAGTAAATGACTTGCCCATAGGCACGTGGAGCATAGGCACGCTGACTCCTGCTCCTCTGCACTTTCTGCCACTGTAGAGCGTGGCTGGCAGAGCAGGGcatatttgctgaatggatgaTGATCCGGATTATAGTAGTAATTCTTGTCCTTACATTACTGAAAATAAACAATGTCACTGCCTAGAGGTCTTTAGGTTCCTTTTCTCCCTATCACCTCCCCCCTGGGCTTTCCTAGGAACTCCGTCACCTTCAGCCAAGACTCACAGAGAGCGGAATCCACATCTCCTCAGGCAGGTGCTCAGAGAGGGGCTTAAGAAGGAAGGGCCCTCTCTCGAGACAGAGCTAAATGGGCCTGTCAGTGTTtgctcccccacctcccacttcAGGGCTTCCTTTGGTTCTGCAGTGGCGAGGCTGTACGCggccttctccctgcccccaggtggCAGGGCTGCCCTTGATCCGGAGTGGACGGACCAGTGAGCCTCTACTCCCCTGCGGCCAGGGCCCTGACAGCCATCACACTAGTGcccccacccctctctcctccccgagCCCCGCCTCCTGCCTCTGGCTCGGCCTCCCAGCCCTGGACACAGCACACACAGCCCAGGAGCTCGGCTCAAAGAGAAACGAAGGGAACTGCCTGGGTTCCAACGGCTATGGCTAGCACCTTCATACCAGGGCTGAACCCTCAGAACCCTCATTATGTCCCAGGGTAAGACTTCTACTCAGAGTAAAAGGGTGCAGAGTTGTGCCAGCTCGGCCTTGGGGGCCAAGTGGACATTCTGGTATGGGAGGCTTACGGCTGGGATGTCTATGATGttgaatggaaaaggaaaagcaagggAATAGTAGTAGCCGGGCCTGCTACGAAGCTTTGTGTTGTGCTCTCCATGGTAACAGGGTAACAGCAGAGGGGAAGGGTTGAAAACCCAGACAGAGAACTAAGAAACGCCTGCTCCAAATATATACACAGCTGAGTCCAGAAGAGATCAGAGGTCTCTGCTTCTGCCTCTGGGGATGGTGAGGCCGGGGGATTCTGGAGGTGAGTGGGTGAGACTTGTGCTACAGGTACACAGGACACTGCCCGCTACTTCGGTTCAGCATGGGCCAGACCTATGGGCAGATGACTGGGCAGCTACTTCGCGGCTCTCCTGGCCTAGCCTGGCCCCCTGCCCACCGCACACTTCTGCCTCCCATCCGGCCTCCAAGATCTCCCGAGGGTCCCAGGAAAAGCCTGCCTGTCAGGCGTGGACACGAAAGGCTCAGCTCCAGCATGATCCCTGGGTACACAGGTATGTACGCAGGTATGAAGAGGTACCCCCCATCCCAGAATGTGGGTCCCACACACTAACAAATCGTCCTTGCCCCCTGCCTACCTAGGTTTTGTACCCCAGGCACAGTTCATCTTTGCCAAGAACAGAAGCCAGGTCTGGGCGGAGGCTCTGAATGATTTCACTCAGTGGTATGGGGGACAGAGGAGTCAGGAGCTGCCACAGGAGGCCAAGGGAGAAAAAGACGTGGAGAAAGACCAAGAGCCAAAGCTGGAGGCAGAGCTGGAGACGGAAAAGGAGCCAGAGCTGGGGCAGGAGGCGGAACAAGTGAGACCGAGAAGGCTGATGGGGAGTACGAGGCGGGAGTGGGGAGCCTTACCTCTGTGTGGCCAGGTCTGGGGTGGTCATGTGTAGCATGGCTGTGGGACAGGGGATGTGGGCTAGACCGCCAGCCTCACCTCCCTGGGAGCCTGTGTTACAGCCCAGGGGCTGAACTTGATAGCCCTGTTTTTCTTCTATCAACTTCTCCTCAGAAGGCTTCCCCTTATTCCATGGATGACAGAGATCCTCACAAGTTCTTCATGTCAGGTGAGAGGAAGTGGGTAATGACCAAAGGCCTGGGGAGGTGCCCAGGAGGTACTGACTTAGTATCCCCCTCCCCTAGGCTTCACTGGTTATGTGCCCCGTGCTCGCTTCCTCTTCGGTTCCAGCTTTCCTGTTCTCAGCAACCAGGCACTGCAGGAATTTGGACAGATGAAGTCAGGGGGCAGATCCCAGAAGGATCCTAAACATCTCCCCTCACTTTCCAGGACCTACCCTCAGAACCTGGGCCTTTTACCTAAATATGGGGGCTATGTGCCAGGTGAGGACAGCCCCCAGAGGGAGGCTTTGGGGACtggaatatttgtgtgtgtgtgtgtgtgtgtgtgtgacagagataGGTGGAGGTGGTTTAGGGGTTGGAACTAGTAGACATGGGGGACCGTGGGTCAGCTTTATCACTgggcagaaaaggaaactgacgTAGCTCCTAGTGGGTAGTTAGGACCAGATTTTGAAGGATAACTTGGAGGTTCTAGGCAACTGGCTGAGAAATAACTTTTCTATGCCTCTGGCTACAAATGACAGAATCTTTTGGCCACACAGGGTATAAGTTCCAGTTTGGCCGCACATATGGGCATCTCACCCATGATGCTCTGGGCCTCAGCACCATCCAGAAGCAGCTCCTGGCGTAGGTACCTAGAATTCaagttctctctttccttttcatcCTATCCCAGCCATCCTTTTGCAAAGAAGAAAGATGGTCTGGAGGGTGGGAGAAGGCACAGAGAATGGTTTGGAGGCCGAGCACCTTTTTTATTAATAggtgtaataaataaataaataaatacataaacagagcctgggctcctcctccctcctctgaccACCAGGCACTGGCCACAGCCTACTTACAGCTGGGGGCTTAGGGAACTGGCCCCAATACTGTCACCCATCCTTCTCACCACCTGGCCTAGGGAACCCCGCAAACAGGCCTTCTGGTCACCCCCCTCCACAGGGACATGCCTGTCTGTACCCATGGGAGGGCTGGCCAAGATGGGCTGGGGAAATTCTGGCAGCCCAGTGCTGcgtcccttccctcctttcctgggGGGAGATCTGGACGAGGTCACTGGGACAGTTAAGGGGGAGTAATCGATACTGAGCACAGGGATATGTGGCCCACAGCTCTCGGTCTACTCTCTGTAACCAAGCCAGAGGGCTTGGGAAGGGCTCTTAGGCTATGAGGCTAGGGGTTGTGAGGGTCCCTGAGGCCACCAGCATGCACAGGGCCTCAGTTTTGGCTGCTTCCAGGGGTTGGACTTGGAGTTGGGGTCAAAGTCACATAGGCCAGAGGCACCAGGCCAGTGTCAGGGCCACGGCTGCAGCGCAGCCAGTCTCCTCCGGCTGGCCCCAGCACCCGCAGGACGTCTCCCTTGTGGAAGCTCAGCTGTCCAGGGCCTGTGGCCAGATGGTGGCACAGTGCCTTCACCTCGCTGGGGAAACAACAAATGGAGGTCAGAGAAACCCCACCCAAAGCCAAACCCAGCCCCAAATCCTGCCTCTCAGGGCTCACCATGGGGTGCTGGAAGGCAGGGCTGGAGAGTGTGGCTCCTGCAGGCTCTCCTTGGGCTCTGGCTCCCGGCGGGCACCCACTGTTTGCGCCACTAGCTGGAACATGGACTTGTCCAGGCTGAGCCAGTCCGAGGGTAGCCTAGGGGATAGCGGCCGGGCTCTGGCTCTGTCTGTGCCCTGGCTTAGAGCAGGCCCCCC
The window above is part of the Eubalaena glacialis isolate mEubGla1 chromosome 9, mEubGla1.1.hap2.+ XY, whole genome shotgun sequence genome. Proteins encoded here:
- the CIMIP2B gene encoding ciliary microtubule inner protein 2B isoform X2 — its product is MASTFIPGLNPQNPHYVPGYTGHCPLLRFSMGQTYGQMTGQLLRGSPGLAWPPAHRTLLPPIRPPRSPEGPRKSLPVRRGHERLSSSMIPGYTGFVPQAQFIFAKNRSQVWAEALNDFTQWYGGQRSQELPQEAKGEKDVEKDQEPKLEAELETEKEPELGQEAEQKASPYSMDDRDPHKFFMSGFTGYVPRARFLFGSSFPVLSNQALQEFGQMKSGGRSQKDPKHLPSLSRTYPQNLGLLPKYGGYVPGYKFQFGRTYGHLTHDALGLSTIQKQLLA
- the CIMIP2B gene encoding ciliary microtubule inner protein 2B isoform X1; translated protein: MASTFIPGLNPQNPHYVPGYTGHCPLLRFSMGQTYGQMTGQLLRGSPGLAWPPAHRTLLPPIRPPRSPEGPRKSLPVRRGHERLSSSMIPGYTGFVPQAQFIFAKNRSQVWAEALNDFTQWYGGQRSQELPQEAKGEKDVEKDQEPKLEAELETEKEPELGQEAEQKASPYSMDDRDPHKFFMSGPTLRTWAFYLNMGAMCQGISSSLAAHMGISPMMLWASAPSRSSSWRRYLEFKFSLSFSSYPSHPFAKKKDGLEGGRRHREWFGGRAPFLLIGVINK
- the CIMIP2B gene encoding ciliary microtubule inner protein 2B isoform X3, which translates into the protein MGQTYGQMTGQLLRGSPGLAWPPAHRTLLPPIRPPRSPEGPRKSLPVRRGHERLSSSMIPGYTGFVPQAQFIFAKNRSQVWAEALNDFTQWYGGQRSQELPQEAKGEKDVEKDQEPKLEAELETEKEPELGQEAEQKASPYSMDDRDPHKFFMSGPTLRTWAFYLNMGAMCQGISSSLAAHMGISPMMLWASAPSRSSSWRRYLEFKFSLSFSSYPSHPFAKKKDGLEGGRRHREWFGGRAPFLLIGVINK